The Thiohalorhabdus sp. Cl-TMA genome contains the following window.
TTCCTGCTGGCACAGGCGGGGATCTGGATAGGCGGACTCGGTGGCTGGGTGGCCCTGGCTATCGGGGCGGGATGTCTGGGTGCCCTCCTGATGCTGGGGACCGCGGCGGGCCTGGCGCGCTGGCTGCCGGACGCCGGCAATCCGCACCAGCCCCGCTACGCCTTGGCCGCTCTGGCGATATCGGGCGGTGCCGCCCTGCTGGACGCTTTGGCCTGGGGCCTCAGCGCACCGGGCCTGCACGACTGGGCGATCCGGGCGGGGCTGTACGCGGAGATGGGGCTGGCCCTGGCCCTCTCCCATCGCCTAGTGCCCATGTTCGCCCGCAACGCGATCCCCGGATATCAGGGCTCTCAGGGGCCCCGCTTCCTGCCCGTGCTGGCTGCCGGGATCGGGGTGCGGCTGGTGCTGGCGGCGTCTCCCGGGTCGGGTGCGGCACTGGCGGGCGGCGCGGTGGACGTGCTTCTGGCCGGCTGGGTGCTCCGCGAGCTCCTGCGCTGGTCCCCGGCCACGGCGGTGCACCGGTGGCTGGTAGGCGCCAAGCTGGTCCCGATGGCCTGGTTCGTGGTCGGCCTGGCGCTGAGCGGGGCCGTTGCCCTGGGAGCAAGCTGGCCCGACGCGGGCCGCGCCTGGGTCCACGCCGTGGGCCTGGGCGGTATGGCCTCGCTCGCCCTGGTGTTCAGCATGCGGGTAAGCCTCGGTCACGCCGGTCGCGCCCTGGACCCGGACCGAGCCCTGCGCGTGGCCTTCTGGCTGCTTCAGGGGAGCGTGCTCCTGCGCTTGCTCCTGCCCCTCTGGACGCCGGAGGGGCAGGGCGGCATGATGACAGCAACCCATTGGGCCGCCTGGCTGTGGCTGGCGGCCTTCGCCATCTGGCTGGTGCGGCTGCTGCCGCGCATGGCCGAGCACTCGTGAACAGGCACATCCTGGGAGCCGCCATGAGCCAGGACGAGCCCCGTTGGGAATTCCATGCCGTTCCGGATCCGGTTGCCGGCCTCGAGGCCGCCTATCAGGGGATCCAGTTCGAGATGCTGGGCTATGGCAGCCCCCGTCTGAACGAATGCCTGGAAGTGCGGGCGGAAGGGCCTGAAACCCGCGACGGCTGGCATCAGGTGCTGCTGGTTACCCCCTGGGCCGCCATGCAGGTCTACCTTCCCCGGGAACCGCACGACCTGTCGGCCCTTCCGGAGCCGGCCGAGCTGGAGTGCGAGGAGGATGGCCGCGTGGTGGTCGGCGCCGAGCTGCGCTTCCCCTTCGACGGGGTGATCCACGACCTGGAGGTGGCCTACGACACGCGCCTGGGCCACCACCTGGTGGAAATGCTCCTGACCAGCATGGGCGCCTTCCAGGATACCGAGGAGGCCCTGGTCTGGGCCCGGGAGCGGGCGGCCCGACGCAACGGGCGGCAGACCCCGTCCGACGCGGAATCCTCCCCGGGGCCCCGCCGAGTGAGCCGGCGAGACCTTTTCCGGGGCCTGTTGGGTCGCAGGTAGCTGCTGTGGATCCCATGGACGGAGCGCTGCCGGACGATCCGGAGACCGCTCGCGCGGTACAGGGGCGGCTCCGCGGACAGGTGCGGCTGGAGCCCTTGGACCGTCCCGTTAGTCGGGTAGGCGGGGTGGATTCCGCCTTCCTGACCGACAGGGTGGTGGCCGTGGTGGTGGTGCTTCGCTATCCGGAGCTGGAGGTGGTGGAAGAGGCAATCGCCGCCCTCCCGATCCCCTTCCCCTATGTCCCCGGTCTGCTTTCCTTCCGCGAGGGTCCGGCCATCCTGGAGGCCTTTCAGCGCCTCCACACGCTCCCCGATCTGCTCCTCTTCGATGGTCAGGGGATTGCCCACCCGCGCCGGCTCGGCATCGCCTCCCACATGGGTCTGCTGCTGGATCGGCCGGCTGTGGGTGTGGCCAAATCGCGCCTGGTGGGAACCTACGATGCGGTCGGACTGGGTGTGGAGAAGGGGGACCGGGTGCCGCTCATGGACGGCGGCGAGACGCTCGGGACCGTGCTCCGCAGCCGGCGCAACGTGCGGCCGCTCTTCGTCAGCCCGGGCCACCGCTGCAACGTGACCGATGCGGTATCCTGGACGCTGGCCTGCTGCACCCGCTACCGGCTGCCGGAGCCCACACGCATCGCCGACAAGCGGGCCGATGTGCACAAGCGGCAACTGCGGGAGCGCACCGATTCGGCGCCGGAGCAGGAAGGATGAGCGCGCATGACCGAGATGAGCCGTTTGCTGGAGATCATGGCCCGGCTGCGGGATCCGGAGGGCGGCTGTCCCTGGGACCGGCAGCAGACCTATGCCTCCATCGTCCCGCATACGCTGGAGGAGGCGTACGAGGTGGCGGACGCCATCG
Protein-coding sequences here:
- the hybE gene encoding [NiFe]-hydrogenase assembly chaperone HybE; translated protein: MSQDEPRWEFHAVPDPVAGLEAAYQGIQFEMLGYGSPRLNECLEVRAEGPETRDGWHQVLLVTPWAAMQVYLPREPHDLSALPEPAELECEEDGRVVVGAELRFPFDGVIHDLEVAYDTRLGHHLVEMLLTSMGAFQDTEEALVWARERAARRNGRQTPSDAESSPGPRRVSRRDLFRGLLGRR
- a CDS encoding NnrS family protein, with the protein product MAVSADARGNRAVLLREPYRLFFPGAALYALAVMAGWALWLLYLGGLGPGVPIPAIPPGWLHGHTQVWGVLQLFIFGFILTALPRQCRHPNEVPPRRWVGLIALFLLAQAGIWIGGLGGWVALAIGAGCLGALLMLGTAAGLARWLPDAGNPHQPRYALAALAISGGAALLDALAWGLSAPGLHDWAIRAGLYAEMGLALALSHRLVPMFARNAIPGYQGSQGPRFLPVLAAGIGVRLVLAASPGSGAALAGGAVDVLLAGWVLRELLRWSPATAVHRWLVGAKLVPMAWFVVGLALSGAVALGASWPDAGRAWVHAVGLGGMASLALVFSMRVSLGHAGRALDPDRALRVAFWLLQGSVLLRLLLPLWTPEGQGGMMTATHWAAWLWLAAFAIWLVRLLPRMAEHS
- the nfi gene encoding deoxyribonuclease V (cleaves DNA at apurinic or apyrimidinic sites), translated to MDGALPDDPETARAVQGRLRGQVRLEPLDRPVSRVGGVDSAFLTDRVVAVVVVLRYPELEVVEEAIAALPIPFPYVPGLLSFREGPAILEAFQRLHTLPDLLLFDGQGIAHPRRLGIASHMGLLLDRPAVGVAKSRLVGTYDAVGLGVEKGDRVPLMDGGETLGTVLRSRRNVRPLFVSPGHRCNVTDAVSWTLACCTRYRLPEPTRIADKRADVHKRQLRERTDSAPEQEG